One window of the Pseudofrankia sp. DC12 genome contains the following:
- a CDS encoding helix-turn-helix domain-containing protein, with protein MTTQLDATTHRAGAGREKVVAAALDLFAERGVSGTSLQMIADRLGVTKAAVYYHFKAKRDIVLAVVRPALAELATVVEDAERERSQAVRTELLLVGLVDLLIRNRRLYAILEGDLAVAQILATDPLLAPLGERLVEALVGPGPDPGQVVAANLFLAGLKSVGSGGAAGIADAELRTYILDCAHRLLRRRRQPTGRPARS; from the coding sequence ATGACCACGCAGCTGGACGCCACGACGCACCGCGCCGGCGCCGGCCGCGAGAAGGTGGTGGCCGCGGCCCTCGACCTGTTCGCGGAACGCGGCGTCAGCGGCACCTCGCTCCAGATGATCGCGGATCGCCTGGGTGTCACGAAGGCCGCCGTGTACTACCACTTCAAGGCCAAGCGGGACATCGTCCTCGCCGTCGTGCGGCCCGCGCTCGCGGAGCTCGCGACGGTCGTCGAGGACGCCGAGCGGGAGCGGTCCCAGGCCGTGCGGACCGAGTTGCTGCTCGTCGGCCTCGTCGACCTGCTGATCCGCAACCGGCGGCTCTACGCGATCCTCGAGGGCGACCTCGCCGTGGCGCAGATCCTCGCTACCGACCCCTTGCTCGCCCCGCTGGGCGAGCGGCTCGTCGAAGCGCTCGTCGGCCCGGGCCCCGATCCCGGCCAGGTCGTGGCCGCCAACCTGTTCCTCGCCGGCCTCAAGAGCGTCGGCTCGGGCGGGGCGGCGGGCATCGCCGACGCCGAGCTGCGCACCTACATCCTCGACTGTGCGCACCGGCTGCTGCGCCGCCGCCGCCAGCCCACTGGCCGTCCTGCGCGGTCCTGA